One Bacillus sp. 1780r2a1 DNA segment encodes these proteins:
- a CDS encoding glycosyltransferase family 4 protein produces MKKTKVLFAGHDLKFARIIMDNLASKPTYEIRTDEWTGHNTHDEEKSNECLNWADVIVCEWGLGNAVWYSQNKKPHQRLFVRMHLQERDTMYPFSFNLDNIDKIIAISPYVYEEFYRVFRFPREKMTMIYNVVDTGHLNKPKVEDAQYHLGIIGICPQRKRLDLAVDMLGKLWQEDNRYKLYVKGKMPQEYPWVWNKDEERAYYEEIFARIDNAPWKDAVIFEGFGDVSEWLSKVGIILSTSDFESFHLSPSEGMASGAYPVILNWDGSDTIYPKQYIYSSVEESVASVLQFNSLEKEQQKEVVVKAKAYVNDRFSVEAITTEWDKLISKSSLQLNY; encoded by the coding sequence ATGAAAAAAACAAAAGTATTATTTGCAGGACACGATTTAAAGTTTGCTCGTATTATCATGGATAATCTAGCGAGCAAACCTACGTATGAAATTCGAACAGATGAGTGGACAGGCCATAACACTCATGATGAAGAGAAAAGTAACGAGTGCTTAAATTGGGCAGACGTCATTGTTTGTGAGTGGGGACTAGGAAATGCTGTATGGTATTCACAAAATAAAAAGCCTCATCAGCGATTATTTGTACGTATGCATTTACAAGAAAGAGACACAATGTATCCTTTCAGCTTTAACTTAGATAACATTGATAAAATTATTGCTATTTCACCGTACGTATATGAGGAATTCTACCGCGTATTCCGTTTTCCACGTGAGAAGATGACAATGATCTATAACGTTGTTGACACAGGCCACCTTAATAAGCCTAAAGTAGAAGACGCTCAGTATCATCTGGGGATTATCGGAATCTGTCCGCAGCGTAAACGTTTAGATTTAGCGGTGGATATGTTAGGAAAATTATGGCAAGAAGATAATCGCTATAAGCTATATGTAAAAGGGAAAATGCCACAAGAATATCCGTGGGTATGGAACAAAGATGAAGAAAGAGCATATTACGAAGAAATCTTCGCACGAATTGACAATGCACCTTGGAAAGATGCTGTGATCTTTGAAGGATTCGGTGATGTATCTGAATGGTTATCAAAAGTCGGTATTATTTTATCTACTAGTGACTTTGAAAGCTTTCACCTATCACCAAGTGAAGGAATGGCATCAGGAGCATATCCTGTCATCTTAAATTGGGATGGTAGTGATACAATCTATCCAAAGCAATATATTTATTCTAGCGTGGAAGAATCCGTAGCCAGCGTTCTTCAATTTAATTCACTAGAGAAAGAGCAGCAAAAAGAAGTGGTTGTAAAAGCAAAAGCGTATGTAAATGATCGTTTTAGCGTGGAAGCAATTACGACTGAATGGGATAAATTAATTTCAAAGAGCTCTTTACAATTAAACTATTAA
- a CDS encoding nucleotide sugar dehydrogenase has protein sequence MKLCTVGLGYIGLPTSIMFAKHDVDVVGVDVSSRVIESLNNGKIHLEEPGLQEALNEVIEKGTFRAALQPEKADAFIIAVPTPNHDDQHKSCDLSYVLSAVNNVIPYLEKGNVVIVESTIAPRSMDDHVKPLVEAAGFTVGEDIFLVHCPERVLPGQILHELIHNNRIVGGMTPNCTEAGAMVYSTFVQGEIIKTDAKTAEMSKLMENTFRDVNIALANELTKVCNELEINALEVVEMANKHPRVNLHTPGPGVGGHCLAVDPYFIVAKAPKTAQLINLARTINTSMPHYVVENTNKLMEQVNGKIVTVFGLTYKGNVDDIRESPAMEIYDLLKAEGNYEVRAFDPHVEQDWVEQDIKEAVRNSDLVLVLTDHNEFKELNWSELEGMATKRIFDTKNVVANRSNDFDYINYGTLHAFLKKVEVMA, from the coding sequence ATGAAACTTTGTACAGTAGGACTAGGATATATCGGATTACCAACATCCATTATGTTTGCAAAACATGATGTAGACGTTGTAGGAGTAGACGTGAGCTCACGCGTAATTGAATCGTTAAACAATGGGAAAATTCATTTAGAAGAGCCAGGTTTACAAGAAGCATTAAATGAAGTAATTGAAAAAGGAACGTTCCGTGCGGCGCTACAACCTGAAAAAGCAGATGCTTTTATTATTGCAGTACCAACACCAAACCATGACGATCAACATAAATCTTGTGACTTATCTTACGTGTTAAGCGCAGTAAATAACGTTATTCCATACTTAGAAAAAGGTAACGTTGTAATTGTTGAATCAACAATTGCGCCAAGAAGCATGGATGATCATGTAAAACCATTGGTTGAAGCTGCTGGGTTTACAGTAGGAGAGGATATCTTCTTAGTACACTGCCCAGAGCGTGTACTGCCAGGACAAATCCTTCATGAGTTAATTCATAATAACCGTATTGTTGGTGGAATGACGCCAAATTGTACAGAAGCTGGTGCAATGGTATACAGCACATTTGTACAGGGTGAAATTATTAAAACAGATGCGAAAACAGCAGAAATGTCTAAACTAATGGAAAATACGTTCCGTGATGTAAACATCGCACTGGCAAACGAATTAACAAAAGTTTGTAACGAACTAGAAATTAATGCTTTAGAAGTAGTAGAAATGGCGAATAAGCACCCACGTGTAAACCTTCATACACCAGGACCTGGAGTAGGTGGACACTGCTTAGCTGTAGATCCATACTTTATTGTGGCAAAAGCACCAAAGACAGCACAACTTATTAATCTAGCACGAACAATCAACACATCAATGCCACACTATGTTGTTGAAAACACAAACAAGTTAATGGAACAAGTTAATGGGAAAATCGTAACGGTATTCGGTTTAACGTATAAAGGAAACGTAGATGATATTCGCGAAAGTCCAGCAATGGAAATCTATGACCTATTAAAAGCTGAAGGCAACTATGAAGTACGTGCTTTTGATCCACACGTTGAACAGGATTGGGTAGAACAAGATATTAAAGAAGCAGTACGTAACTCTGATCTTGTCCTAGTATTGACGGATCATAACGAATTCAAAGAGTTAAACTGGTCTGAACTAGAAGGTATGGCAACAAAGCGTATTTTCGATACGAAAAATGTAGTAGCTAATCGTTCTAACGACTTTGACTACATTAACTATGGAACGTTACATGCGTTTCTTAAGAAAGTAGAAGTAATGGCATGA
- a CDS encoding ABC transporter permease: MNLIGRILKEQSSNFHLIIRLALYDVKGKYQLHYLGAVWQVLSPAAQVLLYWLVFGLGIRGGQPINGVPFFVWLLIGLIPWFFISPAIIQGCNSVYARVSLVSKMKFPVSVLPTVTIISNSFQFFIMLLILAGILMIYGVNPGWHLLQLPYYLVALFVFLFAFTLLGSTIATIVRDFQQALQSIMRMMVYLLPILWDPSRLPHIFKTILELNPIYYIIEGFRYSILGSGWFYEDWIYTLYFWVVTLLILLVGSILHIKFRNKFIDYL, from the coding sequence ATGAACTTAATTGGGAGGATTTTGAAAGAACAATCCTCAAACTTTCATTTAATTATTCGCTTGGCTCTTTATGATGTCAAAGGCAAATATCAATTGCATTACCTAGGAGCTGTGTGGCAGGTTTTAAGTCCTGCTGCGCAGGTTCTTCTTTATTGGTTAGTATTTGGGCTTGGTATTCGAGGTGGACAGCCAATTAATGGTGTACCATTCTTTGTATGGCTACTTATTGGACTTATCCCTTGGTTTTTTATTAGTCCAGCCATTATCCAAGGATGTAACAGTGTCTATGCAAGAGTAAGTCTTGTATCCAAAATGAAGTTTCCAGTTAGTGTGCTTCCAACTGTTACAATCATTAGTAATAGCTTTCAATTTTTTATTATGTTACTGATTTTAGCTGGAATTTTAATGATCTATGGGGTTAACCCTGGGTGGCATTTATTGCAGCTTCCTTATTACTTAGTAGCACTTTTTGTATTCTTGTTTGCTTTTACGCTCTTGGGTTCAACAATTGCAACGATTGTAAGGGACTTTCAACAAGCGTTACAATCAATTATGCGAATGATGGTCTACTTATTACCGATTCTATGGGATCCATCACGATTACCTCATATTTTTAAAACAATATTAGAATTAAACCCAATTTATTACATCATAGAAGGATTTAGATATTCTATCTTAGGGTCCGGATGGTTTTATGAAGATTGGATATATACACTATATTTTTGGGTTGTTACTTTATTAATATTATTAGTAGGATCAATATTACACATAAAATTTAGAAATAAATTTATTGATTACTTATAA
- a CDS encoding LytR family transcriptional regulator has protein sequence MEEQRRKRKKKKKTGFKIVLSILLVLIIGIGTYLGVLYSSVQSTFNQTHDPLTRDVSEKRSNKVNFGNQDPISILLLGVDARGNDRGRSDSLILMTVNPKDQSMKMVSIPRDTRTEIIGKGTQDKINHAYAFGGVDMAVKTVENFLDVPVDYYVQVNMESFKDIVDAVGGVTVNNSLAFNYDGYNFSKGQISLNGEEALAYSRMRKQDPRGDFGRQQRQRQIIQAVINEGASVKSLTNYGTILDAIGENVKTNLTFDDMKEIQANYRDARHTLDQLEVEGSGGKVNGVYYYNVSEENRQQLSSAFKEHLNLN, from the coding sequence ATGGAAGAACAGCGTAGAAAAAGAAAGAAGAAGAAAAAAACAGGATTTAAAATTGTTTTAAGCATTTTACTAGTTTTAATTATTGGTATCGGTACCTACTTAGGAGTGCTGTATAGCTCTGTTCAAAGCACGTTTAACCAAACGCATGATCCTTTAACACGAGACGTATCTGAAAAACGCTCAAACAAAGTGAACTTCGGCAATCAAGATCCCATTTCAATTTTACTATTAGGTGTAGATGCGCGTGGCAATGATCGTGGACGCTCTGATAGCCTTATCTTAATGACCGTAAACCCTAAAGATCAATCGATGAAAATGGTAAGTATTCCTCGTGATACCCGTACTGAAATCATCGGTAAAGGCACACAGGACAAAATTAACCATGCGTATGCATTTGGCGGCGTAGATATGGCTGTGAAAACAGTTGAAAACTTCCTAGACGTACCTGTTGATTATTATGTACAAGTCAACATGGAAAGCTTCAAAGACATTGTAGACGCGGTTGGTGGAGTTACGGTGAACAACTCCCTTGCGTTTAACTATGATGGCTATAACTTCTCAAAAGGACAAATTTCGTTAAACGGCGAAGAAGCATTAGCATATTCTCGCATGCGTAAGCAGGACCCAAGAGGTGACTTTGGCCGTCAACAACGTCAGCGTCAAATTATCCAAGCCGTTATTAACGAAGGTGCTAGCGTTAAATCTTTAACGAATTACGGTACAATTTTAGATGCAATCGGTGAAAACGTGAAAACAAACTTAACGTTTGATGATATGAAAGAGATTCAGGCTAACTATCGCGATGCACGCCATACGTTAGATCAGCTTGAAGTTGAAGGCAGCGGTGGCAAAGTGAACGGTGTCTATTACTACAACGTATCAGAAGAAAACCGACAACAGCTATCATCTGCTTTCAAAGAACATTTAAATCTAAACTAA
- a CDS encoding SGNH/GDSL hydrolase family protein — protein MKIAVNIIAFLILVISLIVGKMYWNEKVAAQGVASPTRVAVQNSEAKEWNVKNLPEAIVTKVQNAEETGEPLKIVIAGSQDTSKESDAWPALVEEKLTNTYGSDLVTVEVQEYDQSTTLQFVKNQSYKKIIAAQPDVLIFEPFLANDNGVVGITNTLDNLSIIMKHVEEQVDGVVTIIQPSHPIYNAINYPKEAEQLQAFADEHGYEYINHWEKWPKASSEELLTYLTEDKNAPNEKGNKAWAEAVIEYWAAE, from the coding sequence ATGAAAATTGCAGTTAACATCATTGCGTTTCTTATTTTAGTTATTTCTCTTATTGTAGGAAAAATGTACTGGAATGAGAAAGTTGCCGCACAGGGCGTAGCCTCTCCAACAAGAGTAGCCGTTCAAAATAGCGAAGCAAAAGAGTGGAACGTAAAAAATTTACCAGAAGCGATTGTAACAAAGGTGCAAAATGCTGAAGAAACAGGAGAACCTTTGAAAATTGTTATTGCTGGTTCCCAAGATACATCAAAAGAAAGTGATGCTTGGCCTGCTTTGGTAGAGGAAAAATTAACGAATACATATGGATCAGATTTAGTGACGGTAGAAGTGCAGGAATATGATCAATCGACCACGTTACAGTTTGTGAAGAATCAATCATACAAAAAGATTATTGCAGCACAGCCTGATGTGCTCATTTTTGAACCTTTTCTAGCCAACGATAATGGAGTAGTTGGCATTACAAATACGCTAGATAACTTGTCTATTATTATGAAACACGTAGAAGAACAAGTAGACGGCGTAGTTACAATTATTCAACCTTCTCATCCAATCTATAATGCCATTAACTACCCGAAAGAAGCAGAGCAGCTGCAAGCTTTTGCAGATGAACATGGCTATGAATATATCAATCATTGGGAAAAGTGGCCAAAAGCGAGTTCAGAAGAGTTATTAACGTACTTAACCGAAGACAAAAATGCTCCAAATGAAAAAGGGAACAAAGCTTGGGCGGAAGCGGTAATTGAATATTGGGCAGCAGAGTAA
- a CDS encoding tyrosine protein phosphatase → MIDVYTNILPQFGSGPKDEREFLQMAQKLVDQGVKTVIATPYFNGSMQGTHKHQILTSVEEANRKLQSSYLPLTILPGQRILATAHLLRSSSQEYLTLSEKGKYLFVHMPFDKGGEDFETIAYELQLKELVPVISEPECSQFILKYPQKLYQLVKNGAIVQVSAQSLTGKNGRKAKKAALQFLEHGCVHLVATGADAKSYEKSSLQDAYEVVKKEFGNAKEFMLRENAEAIANGDVVYRERPERMKTQKFLGIF, encoded by the coding sequence ATGATAGACGTTTATACAAACATTCTACCTCAATTTGGCAGCGGGCCAAAAGATGAGCGTGAGTTTTTACAAATGGCGCAAAAATTAGTAGATCAAGGCGTAAAGACCGTCATAGCAACTCCGTACTTTAACGGTAGTATGCAGGGGACGCATAAACATCAAATTCTTACATCTGTAGAAGAAGCAAATAGAAAGCTACAATCATCCTATTTACCTCTTACGATTCTTCCTGGTCAACGCATTTTAGCAACAGCGCACCTTTTACGCTCCAGTTCTCAAGAATATTTGACGCTAAGTGAAAAAGGGAAATATCTCTTTGTTCATATGCCTTTTGATAAGGGTGGAGAAGACTTTGAAACCATTGCCTACGAGCTGCAGTTAAAAGAGCTTGTGCCGGTAATCAGCGAGCCTGAGTGCTCTCAGTTCATTTTAAAGTATCCACAAAAGCTTTATCAGCTGGTGAAAAATGGTGCGATTGTACAAGTGTCCGCTCAAAGCTTAACTGGAAAAAATGGACGCAAAGCGAAGAAAGCTGCACTTCAGTTTTTAGAGCATGGCTGTGTTCACTTAGTGGCAACGGGAGCAGATGCTAAAAGCTATGAAAAAAGTTCACTACAAGATGCATACGAAGTGGTAAAAAAAGAATTTGGAAATGCAAAAGAGTTTATGCTTAGAGAGAATGCAGAAGCCATTGCAAATGGAGATGTGGTCTATCGCGAAAGACCTGAGCGAATGAAAACACAGAAGTTTTTAGGTATATTTTAA
- a CDS encoding asparagine synthase-related protein, with translation MSAIAGIYHRNNNPVSQENMMSLLECLSQYQADNTRSWKKDKVALISHTQWITPESVGEQLPYYDYEKQIAVTADAIIDNREELFRKLHVHDTQSTITDSELILLAYEKWEEEAPKFLVGDFAFVIWDERKQQLFAARDFSGNRTLYFYKDDRRFSFCTAMNPLFSLPYIKKEINEEWLAEFLAIPITFESTDASSTVYKAIQQVPPSHSITVRGNTFQLKRYCTLNRQEPLRLKSNEEYEEAFYEVFQQAVNSKLRTRKKVGAHLSGGLDSGSVASFASRTLSKENKKLHTFSYVPIDGFQDWSPKSRVANEKPLIQSTVQYVGNIEDNYFNFEEKSPFSEIDEWLDIVEAPYKFYENSFWLKGIYEQAAKQGMGVLLNGQRGNWTVSWGPALDYQAKLLKRANLGSFLREVHLYSRQLGVKKSRVFPVVAKKAFPKVHSLLSKKSPPPFTPFINPDFAQKFRVYDKLEQHGVNTKGLLDKSAYEIKRIQFAKPYYWSINGTYTTKLSLHHSLWDRDPTNDLRVVRFCLSVPENQFVQNGQDRSLIRRATKGFLPDTIRLNQKVRGVQGADGIQRMTSDWSLFMNEMELVTKADFMSGYVDMAVIKSAMENLRDNPRPEYVFHHDFRVLMRSLILYRFMKRLT, from the coding sequence ATGAGTGCCATAGCTGGAATTTATCATAGGAACAATAATCCGGTATCCCAAGAGAATATGATGAGTCTCCTGGAGTGCTTATCACAATATCAGGCAGATAACACAAGATCATGGAAAAAAGACAAGGTGGCGCTCATCAGTCATACACAATGGATTACACCGGAGTCCGTGGGTGAACAGCTGCCTTATTATGACTATGAAAAGCAGATCGCCGTCACGGCAGATGCAATTATTGATAATCGCGAAGAGCTGTTTAGGAAGCTACACGTTCATGATACACAGAGTACGATAACGGATAGTGAATTAATTTTACTGGCGTATGAGAAGTGGGAAGAAGAAGCGCCAAAGTTTCTAGTCGGTGATTTCGCTTTTGTCATTTGGGATGAGCGAAAGCAGCAGCTGTTTGCTGCCAGAGATTTTTCTGGTAACCGAACTCTTTATTTCTATAAAGATGACAGAAGATTCTCATTTTGTACAGCCATGAATCCGTTATTTTCTCTACCATACATAAAAAAAGAGATAAATGAAGAATGGCTTGCCGAGTTTTTAGCCATCCCCATTACGTTTGAATCGACGGATGCATCGTCAACGGTTTACAAAGCCATTCAGCAAGTGCCTCCGTCTCATTCCATTACGGTGCGTGGTAATACGTTTCAGCTTAAGAGGTACTGCACGCTCAATAGGCAAGAGCCATTGCGTTTAAAGTCGAATGAAGAGTATGAAGAAGCTTTTTACGAAGTGTTTCAACAAGCTGTGAATTCCAAACTGCGAACGCGAAAAAAAGTTGGCGCTCATTTGAGCGGAGGGTTAGATTCGGGTTCAGTAGCAAGCTTTGCTTCCCGAACTCTTTCTAAAGAAAATAAAAAATTACATACGTTTAGCTACGTACCGATAGATGGTTTTCAGGATTGGTCACCTAAAAGCAGAGTAGCCAATGAAAAACCTCTTATTCAATCGACGGTTCAGTACGTAGGGAACATAGAAGATAACTACTTCAACTTTGAAGAAAAAAGTCCGTTTTCTGAGATTGATGAATGGCTCGATATAGTAGAGGCGCCGTACAAATTCTATGAAAATAGCTTTTGGCTAAAAGGAATTTATGAGCAAGCCGCCAAGCAAGGAATGGGCGTTCTGCTAAATGGTCAAAGAGGAAACTGGACGGTGTCGTGGGGGCCGGCTCTCGATTATCAAGCAAAGCTGTTAAAGCGTGCCAACCTAGGTAGCTTTCTGCGTGAAGTTCATTTGTACAGTCGACAGTTAGGCGTCAAAAAATCGCGCGTTTTCCCTGTTGTAGCAAAGAAAGCGTTCCCGAAAGTGCATTCGCTGCTTTCAAAGAAGAGTCCACCACCTTTTACGCCGTTTATCAACCCAGACTTTGCGCAGAAGTTTCGCGTATACGACAAGCTGGAACAGCACGGAGTAAATACAAAAGGACTGTTGGATAAAAGTGCATACGAAATTAAAAGAATTCAATTTGCAAAGCCGTACTACTGGAGCATAAACGGAACGTATACGACTAAGCTATCTTTACATCACTCTCTGTGGGACCGGGATCCTACAAATGATTTAAGAGTTGTTCGATTTTGCTTATCCGTACCAGAAAACCAGTTTGTACAAAATGGCCAAGACCGATCGCTTATTAGAAGAGCAACCAAAGGCTTTCTTCCAGATACTATCAGGCTTAATCAAAAAGTAAGAGGTGTACAAGGAGCAGACGGAATTCAGCGCATGACGTCGGATTGGAGTCTCTTTATGAATGAAATGGAATTGGTGACGAAAGCGGACTTCATGTCAGGATACGTAGATATGGCCGTAATTAAATCCGCTATGGAAAATCTAAGAGACAACCCGCGGCCTGAATATGTATTTCATCATGATTTCAGAGTGCTCATGCGCAGTTTGATTCTCTATCGATTCATGAAAAGGCTGACTTGA
- a CDS encoding paeninodin family lasso peptide — protein sequence MKREWEKPVLEVLDVNMTMAGPGLSIPDAVQPDPDETIHYS from the coding sequence ATGAAAAGAGAATGGGAGAAGCCGGTATTAGAAGTACTTGATGTGAACATGACAATGGCTGGACCTGGATTAAGTATACCTGACGCGGTACAGCCTGATCCAGATGAAACAATTCATTATAGTTAA
- a CDS encoding aldolase, whose protein sequence is MVRIQNVYVYSAFGLAISSELPLPELNSLDLPGDNIDVSIKLADFTETKVLLNQEKGFTVHQDEVAFEVPNTALFSIRNGSEIIVVPLKEFDKDRVRLYILGTCMGVLLMQKRILPLHGSAVAVDGKAYAIVGNSGAGKSTLASAFIQEGYKLISDDVIPVTFSQDNVPLIQPSYPQQKLWEESLANFGMDKGKYEPLFERETKYSVPVKASFYNESLPLAGIFELVKSTSESAEIRKADGLEGFRILNHHTFRGSLVQRLGLKKWHFEYSSTILRNVPAFQLIRPVLRFTPYELVAKVVDSMKEGGLG, encoded by the coding sequence ATGGTTAGGATACAAAACGTTTATGTTTATAGTGCTTTTGGGCTTGCGATTTCGAGCGAGCTGCCGCTTCCAGAATTAAACTCTCTTGATCTTCCAGGTGATAATATAGATGTTTCAATTAAACTAGCAGACTTCACAGAAACTAAAGTTCTTTTAAATCAAGAAAAAGGCTTCACCGTACACCAAGATGAAGTTGCGTTTGAAGTTCCGAATACAGCGCTTTTTTCAATACGAAACGGCAGCGAAATTATCGTAGTACCTCTAAAAGAATTTGACAAAGATCGAGTAAGACTTTACATCCTAGGCACTTGCATGGGGGTACTTCTCATGCAAAAGCGCATACTCCCTCTACACGGGAGCGCGGTAGCTGTGGACGGAAAAGCGTATGCGATTGTAGGAAACTCTGGTGCCGGTAAATCTACGTTAGCTTCGGCTTTTATTCAAGAAGGCTATAAGCTCATAAGCGATGACGTCATTCCTGTCACGTTTTCACAAGACAATGTTCCCCTTATCCAGCCATCTTATCCCCAGCAAAAGCTGTGGGAAGAAAGCTTAGCTAACTTCGGGATGGATAAAGGAAAATACGAGCCTTTATTTGAACGAGAAACAAAATACTCGGTACCAGTGAAAGCCAGCTTTTACAATGAGTCTCTTCCACTGGCAGGAATATTTGAACTTGTGAAAAGCACTTCAGAGTCTGCGGAGATTCGAAAAGCTGACGGGTTAGAAGGCTTCCGTATTTTGAATCACCATACGTTTCGAGGTTCGCTTGTCCAAAGGTTAGGGTTAAAGAAATGGCATTTCGAGTACTCCTCAACTATTTTAAGAAACGTTCCAGCGTTTCAGTTAATCCGGCCTGTTTTAAGGTTTACACCATACGAATTGGTAGCCAAAGTAGTAGATAGCATGAAAGAAGGAGGATTAGGATGA
- a CDS encoding lasso peptide biosynthesis PqqD family chaperone: protein MTRVKQLSMNHLVTQREGNIVSDMGNEKVMLNIENGKYYNLGTTGGEMWELIAAPIAVSEVVTKIMTKYDVSKEQCEEEVLSFLEHMYEEKLVQVTTQK from the coding sequence ATGACTAGAGTAAAACAACTTTCAATGAATCATCTTGTGACACAACGAGAAGGAAATATAGTCAGTGATATGGGTAATGAAAAAGTCATGCTCAATATTGAAAACGGGAAGTACTACAACTTAGGAACAACTGGAGGCGAGATGTGGGAGCTTATTGCTGCGCCAATCGCTGTGAGTGAAGTAGTTACGAAGATTATGACGAAATACGATGTGAGCAAAGAGCAGTGTGAAGAAGAGGTTCTGTCATTTTTAGAGCATATGTATGAGGAAAAGCTAGTTCAAGTAACGACTCAAAAGTAA
- a CDS encoding lasso peptide biosynthesis B2 protein encodes MKLIKKMRNFLCLETSEKILLLEALYYLGYGRIFKALPFSRVAPTLGEPMTETSFSESTSDYVVLQNISKAIHRMSHYTFWESQCLVKAVAGMKMLERRQIESTLYLGTGKDKQGKLIAHAWLRSGSVYVTGSEGKEQFTVVGKFSKRMNNKKTTITHSKT; translated from the coding sequence ATGAAACTAATAAAAAAAATGAGAAATTTTTTATGCTTAGAAACAAGTGAAAAGATACTATTGCTGGAAGCCTTGTATTACTTAGGCTATGGAAGGATTTTTAAAGCGCTTCCGTTTTCAAGAGTTGCTCCTACTCTAGGTGAGCCTATGACAGAAACAAGCTTTTCCGAAAGCACATCCGATTATGTTGTGCTGCAAAATATTTCAAAGGCAATCCATCGAATGAGTCACTATACGTTTTGGGAAAGCCAATGTCTAGTAAAAGCAGTAGCCGGTATGAAGATGCTAGAAAGACGCCAGATTGAAAGCACGCTTTACCTTGGAACCGGAAAGGATAAACAGGGAAAACTCATTGCGCATGCGTGGCTGAGAAGCGGATCTGTATACGTAACCGGTTCGGAAGGAAAAGAGCAGTTTACCGTGGTCGGGAAGTTTTCTAAGCGGATGAACAATAAAAAAACGACAATCACTCACAGCAAAACCTAA